The proteins below come from a single Petrotoga sp. 9PW.55.5.1 genomic window:
- a CDS encoding ATP-binding cassette domain-containing protein yields the protein MNEQQIINIKSFSMFIDEQEMLHNISLDIFTNEILLVYGPRNSGKSLLTRSLVSLNKELFRNVESLGQILFLGKDIKDIEKGYLRSQIAYSEPSFVDNINFLTLSEVFNLALGIKPSEISHEQFILLNKLNISHIFSNNISLKRYENFRNWTIGDKISFIIFLSLARNPRVFIFDSILDHLDDFMLREIKNFLYDIKEERTLIISTRNLSLFSDITNKIVFLNGGKIEYKGSIENFLLNFPQ from the coding sequence ATGAACGAACAGCAAATCATAAATATTAAGAGTTTTTCTATGTTTATTGATGAGCAAGAAATGCTCCATAATATTAGTTTAGACATTTTTACTAATGAAATTCTATTAGTTTATGGACCAAGAAATTCTGGAAAATCCTTATTAACTCGTTCCCTGGTTTCCTTGAATAAAGAACTTTTTAGAAACGTTGAAAGTTTAGGCCAAATATTATTTTTGGGAAAAGATATAAAAGATATAGAAAAAGGATATTTAAGATCTCAGATTGCTTATTCAGAGCCTTCCTTTGTTGATAATATTAATTTTCTTACCTTAAGTGAAGTTTTCAACCTAGCTTTAGGTATTAAACCTTCCGAAATTTCTCATGAACAATTTATTCTCCTCAACAAGCTTAATATTTCACATATATTTTCTAATAACATTTCACTAAAAAGATATGAGAATTTTCGAAACTGGACAATAGGAGACAAAATCTCATTTATTATTTTTTTGAGTTTGGCACGTAATCCTCGGGTGTTTATTTTTGATTCTATTCTAGATCATTTAGATGACTTTATGCTAAGAGAGATTAAAAATTTCCTTTATGATATTAAAGAAGAAAGAACTTTAATTATCTCGACAAGAAATTTATCTTTATTTTCTGATATTACAAATAAAATTGTTTTTTTAAACGGGGGTAAAATAGAATACAAAGGCTCAATAGAAAATTTTTTACTTAATTTTCCCCAATAA
- a CDS encoding phospho-sugar mutase, whose translation MDEIKETALKRYEEWLEKIDKNQIEELRKLNENEIVDRFYKDLEFGTGGLRGKIELGTNRMNVYTVARATQGYANYLKKQKDFPSVVIAYDTRRNSELFAKIAARVLSANNVTVYLFDQVAPTPLLSYAVRKIKTDGGIVITASHNPPEYNGYKVYTSDGTQAVPKFANKITEEIDKLNYFEDVKWIDFDTAVKNEKLFLLNEDIFNDYLDEIESYIRSLNPYTDKKSVIVYTPLYGAGLKLVKSILTRLGFDVNLVEEQSKIDPNFSTLKVPNPEEKDAFELALKKAKEIGAELVLATDPDGDRIGVYEKYKNDYVSFTGNQIGVLLAHYLLSKFHGLSVLRPEDYIVKTIVTTDMVRPIANEFGVQVEETLTGFKFIGEKIEKNKDIGKKFLFGFEESYGYLANDHVRDKDAVITAALISVMSSEMKSKLKTLTDYLIDLKEKYGYYEEKLVSYTFEGFEGAQKIKRIMNKMRKNPPLKIGDLTLKETLDYQKGIEGFPKSDVVELRYSDIKIIGRPSGTEPKIKFYILLKASTEKEAKELIKLSEDAISEIVNV comes from the coding sequence ATGGATGAAATAAAAGAAACGGCTTTAAAAAGATATGAAGAGTGGTTGGAAAAGATAGACAAGAATCAAATAGAAGAATTAAGAAAATTGAATGAAAATGAGATAGTAGATCGATTTTATAAAGATTTAGAATTTGGTACGGGTGGTTTGAGAGGAAAAATTGAATTAGGTACAAACAGAATGAATGTTTATACTGTTGCTAGAGCTACGCAAGGATATGCTAATTACTTAAAAAAGCAGAAAGACTTTCCCAGTGTAGTTATAGCGTATGATACAAGAAGAAATTCAGAGCTCTTTGCTAAGATAGCAGCAAGAGTTTTATCAGCAAACAACGTTACTGTTTATCTTTTTGATCAAGTTGCTCCAACTCCTTTGCTTTCCTATGCAGTAAGAAAAATTAAAACAGATGGAGGTATAGTAATAACAGCTAGTCACAATCCTCCTGAGTACAATGGTTATAAAGTTTATACATCAGATGGAACACAAGCTGTACCTAAATTCGCTAACAAAATTACTGAAGAAATTGATAAATTAAATTATTTTGAAGACGTGAAATGGATAGACTTTGATACTGCAGTTAAAAACGAAAAATTATTTTTATTAAATGAAGATATATTTAATGATTATTTGGATGAGATAGAATCATATATCAGATCTTTGAATCCCTATACTGATAAGAAATCAGTTATTGTTTATACTCCATTGTATGGTGCAGGTTTAAAATTAGTAAAAAGTATATTGACGAGATTAGGTTTTGATGTTAACTTGGTAGAAGAACAATCAAAAATAGATCCTAATTTTTCAACATTAAAAGTGCCAAATCCTGAAGAAAAAGATGCGTTTGAATTGGCGTTGAAGAAGGCAAAAGAAATAGGAGCTGAATTGGTTTTAGCAACCGATCCAGATGGAGATAGGATAGGTGTATACGAAAAGTATAAAAATGATTATGTTTCTTTTACGGGAAATCAGATTGGTGTGTTGTTAGCTCATTATTTATTGAGTAAATTTCATGGATTATCCGTTCTACGACCAGAGGATTATATTGTGAAAACAATAGTGACTACTGATATGGTTAGACCTATAGCAAATGAATTTGGAGTACAAGTAGAAGAAACTTTGACGGGGTTTAAATTTATTGGAGAAAAAATTGAAAAGAATAAAGATATCGGCAAAAAATTTTTATTTGGTTTTGAGGAAAGTTATGGTTATTTGGCCAACGATCATGTAAGAGATAAAGATGCTGTGATTACAGCTGCTCTTATATCAGTGATGAGTTCTGAAATGAAGTCAAAACTTAAAACGCTTACTGATTACCTAATAGATCTGAAAGAAAAGTACGGTTATTACGAAGAAAAACTTGTTTCATATACATTTGAAGGGTTTGAAGGAGCACAAAAAATAAAACGGATTATGAATAAAATGCGAAAAAACCCTCCTCTAAAAATAGGAGATTTAACTTTGAAAGAAACCTTAGATTATCAAAAAGGAATCGAAGGATTTCCCAAATCAGATGTTGTGGAACTTAGATATTCAGATATTAAAATTATTGGTAGACCTTCAGGAACTGAACCTAAAATCAAATTCTATATATTATTGAAGGCTAGTACGGAAAAAGAAGCTAAAGAATTAATTAAATTATCAGAAGATGCTATTTCGGAAATTGTAAACGTATAA